A region of Dermochelys coriacea isolate rDerCor1 chromosome 1, rDerCor1.pri.v4, whole genome shotgun sequence DNA encodes the following proteins:
- the OLIG2 gene encoding oligodendrocyte transcription factor 2 → MDSDASLVSSRPSSPEPDDLFLSARNKGSSGGFSGGTVSSSTQSDSPPELSAELRSAMSAAGVVVVDKLAFKSSSSSSSSSSSSSSKKDKKQMTEPELQQLRLKINSRERKRMHDLNIAMDGLREVMPYAHGPSVRKLSKIATLLLARNYILMLTNSLEEMKRLVSEIYGGHHAGFHPSACPGGMAAHSAPLPGHPGHPAAHPVHHPILPPAAVSSASLPGSGLSAVSSIRPPHGLLKSPSAAAASAPLGSSFQHWGGMPCPCSMCQVPAPPHHHVSSMSTASLPRLTTDTK, encoded by the coding sequence ATGGACTCCGACGCTAGCCTGGTATCCAGCAGACCTTCCTCCCCGGAGCCCGATGACCTCTTCCTCTCTGCCAGGAATAAAGGCAGCAGCGGGGGCTTCTCGGGGGGCACAGTGTCCAGCTCCACCCAGAGCGACTCCCCTCCGGAGCTGAGCGCCGAGCTGCGCAGCGCCATGAGCGCGgccggggtggtggtggtggacaAGCTGGCTTTCAagtcttcttcctcctcttcgtcgtcctcctcttcctcctcctccaagaaGGACAAGAAGCAGATGACGGAGCCCGAGCTGCAGCAGCTGCGGCTGAAGATCAACAGCCGGGAGCGCAAGCGGATGCACGACCTGAACATCGCCATGGACGGGCTGCGGGAGGTGATGCCCTACGCGCACGGGCCCTCGGTGCGGAAGCTCTCCAAGATCGCCACGCTGCTGCTGGCGCGCAACTACATCCTCATGCTCACCAACTCGCTGGAGGAGATGAAGCGCCTGGTCAGCGAGATCTACGGCGGCCATCACGCCGGCTTCCACCCTTCCGCCTGCCCGGGGGGCATGGCCGCCCACTCCGCCCCGCTCCCGGGGCACCCCGGGCATCCCGCCGCCCACCCCGTGCAccaccccatcctgccccccgCTGCCGTCTCCAGCGCCTCCTTGCCCGGATCCGGCCTCTCCGCAGTCAGCTCCATCCGACCCCCGCATGGGCTCCTCAAGTCGCCTTCGGCCGCCGCCGCCTCGGCCCCGCTGGGCAGCAGCTTCCAGCACTGGGGAGGGATGCCCTGCCCGTGCAGTATGTGCCAGGTGCCCGCTCCGCCTCACCACCACGTCTCCAGCATGAGCACAGCCAGCCTGCCCAGATTAACCACCGACACCAAATGA